A window of Tautonia plasticadhaerens contains these coding sequences:
- a CDS encoding 3-keto-disaccharide hydrolase, with product MPRSPRVALLSMILLGGAAPAPCLAADDEGWRPLFDGTALDREAWTQVGGGGFSLVDGSLRTDPSPDGLGVLLYTKETLGDCQIRVVYRSEDARDNAGVHVRVADDLEKLKAPSDPDAETGAWFAVHHGYEVQICDFPDPLHRTGAIYSLAPATSSPEKAPEEWKTMVITLDGDLVTVDVDGVRLSEFDPKAEDLPPRTEWYEPKREPVRPRAGYIGLQVHDPGDVVFFKEVSIRPLPTSPE from the coding sequence ATGCCCCGATCCCCCCGCGTCGCCCTGCTCTCGATGATCCTGCTGGGGGGGGCCGCCCCCGCCCCCTGCCTCGCGGCCGACGACGAGGGCTGGCGCCCCCTGTTCGACGGCACCGCCCTCGACCGGGAGGCCTGGACCCAGGTCGGCGGGGGCGGCTTCTCCCTGGTCGACGGCTCCCTGCGGACGGACCCCTCGCCCGACGGCCTCGGCGTGCTCCTCTACACGAAGGAGACGCTGGGAGACTGCCAGATCCGGGTCGTCTACCGCTCCGAGGACGCCCGGGACAACGCCGGGGTCCACGTCCGGGTGGCCGACGACCTGGAGAAGCTCAAGGCCCCCTCCGACCCCGACGCCGAGACCGGCGCCTGGTTCGCCGTCCACCACGGCTACGAGGTGCAGATCTGCGACTTCCCCGACCCGCTGCACCGCACCGGCGCCATCTACTCCCTCGCCCCGGCCACGTCGAGCCCGGAGAAGGCCCCCGAGGAGTGGAAGACGATGGTCATCACCCTCGACGGCGACCTCGTCACGGTCGACGTCGACGGCGTCCGCCTCTCCGAGTTCGACCCCAAGGCCGAGGACCTGCCCCCCCGGACCGAGTGGTACGAGCCGAAGCGGGAGCCGGTGCGGCCCCGGGCCGGCTACATCGGCCTCCAGGTCCACGACCCCGGCGACGTGGTCTTCTTCAAGGAGGTCAGCATCCGACCGCTGCCCACCAGCCCGGAGTGA
- a CDS encoding dienelactone hydrolase family protein gives MRSPSRTAPRPDRGTPPPWLAEVQTPPDSIPADADRPAPALLDAGGRPIPSPDAWARRRAELRRAWLDFLGRIDDPGPLPPPTVLGRDTVAPEADGQPPVDRLLVRYEPEPGRLVEAYLLRPADPAPLASRPGAVVLHSTVDYTIRQPAGLEGPADKSIGLHLARRGYVAVCPRCFLWEQGGPGRYQDAVAWQRRRHPGATGTAQMTFDARRALDLLLAEPDVDRDRVAAIGHSLGAKEALFLAALDDRVAATVSSEGGIGIGYSNWDAPWYHGEAVNRPGFALDHAQVLALVAPRPFLLIGGDSADGDRSWPYIEACLPAYRLLGAPDALGLFNHRQGHAYPPEAQARAYDWLDWGLGG, from the coding sequence ATGCGATCCCCGTCCCGCACCGCCCCCCGCCCCGATCGCGGCACCCCACCCCCCTGGTTGGCCGAGGTCCAGACGCCCCCCGATTCGATCCCGGCGGATGCCGACCGGCCCGCCCCTGCCCTGCTCGACGCCGGGGGGCGGCCGATCCCCTCGCCCGACGCCTGGGCGCGCCGCCGGGCCGAGCTGCGACGCGCCTGGCTCGACTTCCTCGGCCGCATCGACGACCCCGGCCCGCTCCCGCCCCCGACCGTCCTGGGGCGGGACACCGTCGCCCCCGAGGCCGACGGCCAGCCTCCGGTCGATCGCCTGCTCGTCCGGTATGAGCCGGAGCCCGGCCGACTCGTCGAGGCCTACCTGCTCCGCCCGGCCGACCCGGCCCCGCTCGCCAGCCGCCCCGGCGCGGTCGTCCTCCATTCGACGGTCGACTACACGATCCGCCAGCCCGCCGGGCTCGAAGGGCCCGCCGACAAGTCCATCGGCCTGCACCTGGCCCGACGGGGTTACGTCGCCGTCTGCCCCCGCTGCTTCCTCTGGGAACAGGGCGGCCCCGGTCGCTACCAGGACGCCGTCGCCTGGCAGCGCCGACGCCACCCCGGGGCGACCGGCACCGCCCAGATGACCTTCGACGCCCGGCGCGCCCTCGACCTGCTCCTGGCCGAGCCCGACGTCGACCGGGACCGGGTCGCCGCCATCGGCCACTCGCTCGGGGCCAAGGAGGCGCTGTTCCTGGCCGCCCTCGACGACCGGGTCGCCGCGACCGTCTCCAGCGAGGGGGGCATCGGCATCGGTTACTCCAACTGGGACGCCCCCTGGTACCACGGCGAGGCGGTCAACCGGCCCGGCTTCGCCCTCGACCACGCCCAGGTGCTCGCCCTGGTGGCTCCCCGCCCGTTCCTGCTCATCGGCGGCGACTCGGCCGACGGCGACCGGAGCTGGCCCTACATCGAGGCCTGCCTGCCCGCCTATCGCCTGCTCGGCGCCCCCGACGCCCTCGGCCTGTTCAACCACCGCCAGGGGCACGCCTACCCGCCCGAGGCCCAGGCCCGGGCGTACGACTGGCTCGACTGGGGCCTCGGGGGCTGA
- the trmD gene encoding tRNA (guanosine(37)-N1)-methyltransferase TrmD gives MPPPPLRFDVLTLFPGLFEGFLSESILKRAIRRGLVSVDLWDIRRWALDKHRSVDDTPFGGGPGMLMMAPPVVSAVEAVRASFGDGPGRLIAMTPAGRRLDQAFVSELAGEPRIVLLCGRYEGFDQRIFDVLRPEALSIGDYVLSGGEVPAMAVIDAVMRLVPGVLGDERSALDESFGPDGGLEYPHYTRPRSYRGLGVPEVLLGGDHAAIDRWRRRHRREAGPPA, from the coding sequence ATGCCCCCGCCGCCCCTGCGGTTCGACGTGCTGACCCTGTTCCCCGGCCTCTTCGAGGGGTTCCTCTCCGAGAGCATCCTGAAGCGGGCGATCCGCCGAGGGCTGGTCTCGGTCGACCTCTGGGACATCCGCCGCTGGGCGCTGGACAAGCACCGGAGCGTCGACGACACCCCCTTCGGCGGCGGCCCCGGCATGCTGATGATGGCCCCCCCGGTCGTCTCGGCGGTCGAGGCCGTGCGGGCGAGCTTCGGCGACGGGCCCGGCCGGCTGATCGCGATGACCCCCGCCGGCCGGAGGCTGGACCAGGCGTTCGTCTCGGAACTGGCCGGGGAGCCCCGGATCGTCCTGCTCTGCGGCCGTTACGAGGGCTTCGACCAGCGGATCTTCGACGTGCTCCGGCCCGAGGCCCTCTCCATCGGCGACTACGTCCTCTCCGGCGGCGAGGTCCCGGCCATGGCGGTCATCGACGCGGTCATGCGGCTGGTGCCCGGCGTGCTCGGCGACGAGCGGAGCGCCCTCGACGAATCCTTCGGCCCCGACGGCGGCCTCGAATATCCCCACTACACCCGGCCCCGCTCCTATCGCGGGCTGGGCGTCCCCGAGGTCCTGCTGGGCGGCGACCACGCCGCCATCGACCGCTGGAGACGCCGGCACCGCCGCGAGGCCGGGCCCCCGGCCTGA
- the rpsP gene encoding 30S ribosomal protein S16 → MVKIRMKSFGRRHRPFFRICVMDARTPRDGRAIEELGWYDPLVRNEAAREWFNTPRVRYWLSVGAQPTEKVAAMLKRHGITKPGNGEPWDNVPAEERPAPGAKTTHLTGGPAPKAKAAPPAPEPEPAPAAEAAPAAEEAKAEESSS, encoded by the coding sequence ATGGTCAAGATTCGCATGAAGTCGTTCGGCCGGCGGCACCGCCCGTTCTTCCGCATCTGCGTGATGGACGCCCGCACCCCCCGCGATGGCCGCGCCATCGAGGAACTCGGCTGGTACGACCCGCTGGTGCGCAACGAGGCGGCCCGGGAGTGGTTCAACACCCCGCGGGTCCGCTACTGGCTGTCCGTCGGCGCCCAGCCGACCGAGAAGGTGGCCGCCATGCTCAAGCGGCACGGCATCACCAAGCCGGGCAACGGCGAGCCCTGGGACAACGTCCCGGCCGAGGAGCGTCCCGCCCCCGGCGCCAAGACCACGCACCTGACCGGCGGCCCCGCCCCCAAGGCCAAGGCCGCCCCCCCGGCCCCCGAGCCCGAGCCGGCCCCGGCCGCCGAGGCCGCCCCGGCCGCCGAGGAGGCCAAGGCCGAGGAATCGTCGTCCTGA
- the ffh gene encoding signal recognition particle protein, whose amino-acid sequence MFDDIQHRLSDALGRFKVRGKLTEANMQEGLRAVRTALLEADVNYEVVQRFMKRVTEKAAGQELIKSVRPDQQIVKIVHDELIELMGEGDPHIRFEKAGPTVIMLCGLQGSGKTTTCGKLARRLIGLGRKPLMVAADLQRPAAIEQLLVLGRQLDVPVHAEDPAAADPVEVCRKGVLEAEKLGRDTVILDTAGRLHVDDELMGQLKKIEKKVRPHQVYFVCDALTGQDAVASAGAFNEALELDGVIMTKLDGDARGGAALSVRQVTGVPVKFVGMGEKLERLDPFDPERIVGQMLGMGDIVGLVEAAKDAVDEDEARRQQERMARGKFDLDDFRKQIVTMKKMGSVKDLMGKIPGMNQMGAMLEGVDADAEVKRIQGIIDSMTPDERRDPHSIDIGRRRRIASGAGCEPQDVSGLVKQFDAMAAMVKGMSQMSMMDRVRMLSGLGKAGAFNPGAILKTTKQSTGKRLTPKEREKQKKLREKEARRIQKELREKRKGGPNP is encoded by the coding sequence ATGTTCGACGACATCCAGCACCGCCTGTCGGACGCCCTCGGCCGGTTCAAGGTCCGGGGCAAGCTGACCGAGGCCAACATGCAGGAGGGCCTGCGGGCCGTCCGCACCGCCCTGCTGGAGGCCGACGTCAACTACGAGGTCGTCCAGCGCTTCATGAAGCGCGTGACCGAGAAGGCCGCCGGCCAGGAGCTGATCAAGAGCGTCCGCCCCGACCAGCAGATCGTCAAGATCGTCCACGACGAGCTGATCGAGCTGATGGGGGAGGGCGACCCCCACATCCGGTTCGAGAAGGCCGGGCCGACGGTCATCATGCTCTGCGGCCTCCAGGGCTCGGGCAAGACGACCACCTGCGGCAAGCTCGCCCGGCGGCTGATCGGGCTCGGCCGCAAGCCGTTGATGGTCGCCGCCGACCTCCAGCGCCCCGCCGCCATCGAGCAGCTCCTCGTCCTCGGCCGGCAGCTGGACGTGCCCGTCCACGCCGAGGACCCCGCCGCCGCCGACCCCGTCGAGGTCTGCCGCAAGGGCGTGCTCGAGGCCGAGAAGCTGGGCCGGGACACCGTCATCCTCGACACCGCCGGCCGCCTGCACGTCGACGACGAGCTGATGGGCCAGCTCAAGAAGATCGAGAAGAAGGTCCGCCCCCACCAGGTCTACTTCGTCTGCGACGCCCTCACCGGCCAGGACGCCGTCGCCTCGGCCGGCGCCTTCAACGAGGCGCTGGAGCTCGACGGCGTCATCATGACCAAGCTCGACGGCGACGCCCGCGGCGGCGCCGCGCTGTCGGTCCGGCAGGTCACCGGCGTGCCGGTGAAGTTCGTCGGCATGGGGGAGAAGCTGGAGCGGCTCGACCCGTTCGACCCCGAGCGGATCGTCGGCCAGATGCTGGGCATGGGCGACATCGTCGGCCTCGTCGAGGCGGCCAAGGACGCCGTCGACGAGGACGAGGCGAGGCGCCAGCAGGAGCGGATGGCCAGGGGGAAGTTCGACCTCGACGACTTCCGCAAGCAGATCGTCACCATGAAGAAGATGGGGTCGGTCAAGGACCTCATGGGCAAGATCCCCGGCATGAACCAGATGGGGGCGATGCTCGAGGGGGTGGACGCCGACGCCGAGGTCAAGCGCATCCAGGGGATCATCGACAGCATGACCCCCGACGAGCGCCGCGACCCCCACTCCATCGACATCGGCCGACGCCGCCGGATCGCCTCCGGCGCCGGCTGCGAGCCGCAGGACGTCTCCGGCCTGGTCAAGCAGTTCGACGCCATGGCCGCGATGGTCAAGGGCATGTCGCAGATGAGCATGATGGACCGCGTCCGGATGCTCTCCGGCCTGGGCAAGGCCGGCGCCTTCAACCCCGGCGCCATCCTCAAGACCACCAAGCAGAGCACCGGCAAGCGCCTCACCCCCAAGGAGCGCGAGAAGCAGAAGAAGCTCCGGGAGAAGGAGGCCCGCCGCATCCAGAAGGAGCTGCGGGAGAAGCGCAAGGGGGGGCCCAACCCGTGA
- a CDS encoding LamG domain-containing protein produces MTDRRPCLPLLLALAATAPATAADGPLPASMAESLTFAVSFDDGLDADLARGDPTFYSSASASREDPVEGIAGPGLERLAEGGRAGGALRFSPENTRAHFYRVPGNLPYTPPGSGPDGWSGTISYFLSLDPETDLPPRFADPIQITDSAWNDAAIWTDFTRDDRPRVFRLGVLADLEVWNPENKDFETMPASEKPVVVVDQTPFASGRWTHVAITFDRFNTGRADGEARLYLDGRPQGTVSGRNQVYTWDPDEAVVFLGLGYAGLMDDLMVFDRPLSADEVATLAEIARDGSPLLDR; encoded by the coding sequence ATGACCGACCGCCGCCCCTGCCTCCCCCTGCTCCTGGCCCTCGCCGCGACCGCCCCGGCGACCGCCGCCGACGGGCCGCTGCCGGCGTCGATGGCCGAGTCCCTCACCTTCGCCGTCAGCTTCGACGACGGCCTCGACGCCGACCTGGCCCGGGGAGATCCCACCTTCTACTCCTCCGCCTCGGCCTCCCGGGAGGACCCGGTCGAGGGCATCGCCGGCCCCGGCCTCGAACGGCTGGCCGAGGGGGGCCGGGCCGGGGGCGCCCTCCGGTTCTCCCCGGAGAACACCCGGGCCCACTTCTACAGGGTCCCGGGGAACCTCCCTTACACCCCCCCCGGTTCCGGCCCCGACGGCTGGTCCGGCACGATCTCCTATTTCCTGAGCCTCGACCCCGAGACGGATCTGCCCCCCCGCTTCGCCGACCCGATCCAGATCACCGACAGCGCCTGGAACGACGCCGCCATCTGGACGGATTTCACCAGGGACGACCGCCCCCGGGTCTTCCGGCTCGGCGTCCTGGCCGACCTGGAGGTCTGGAACCCCGAGAACAAGGACTTCGAGACGATGCCCGCCTCCGAGAAGCCGGTGGTGGTCGTCGATCAGACCCCCTTCGCCTCCGGCCGGTGGACGCACGTCGCCATCACCTTCGACCGCTTCAACACCGGCCGGGCCGACGGCGAGGCCCGCCTCTACCTCGACGGCCGGCCCCAGGGCACCGTCTCCGGCCGGAACCAGGTCTACACCTGGGATCCCGACGAGGCCGTCGTCTTCCTCGGCCTCGGCTACGCCGGCCTGATGGACGACCTGATGGTCTTCGACCGCCCCCTCTCCGCCGACGAGGTCGCCACGCTCGCCGAGATCGCCCGGGACGGCTCCCCGCTGCTCGACCGCTGA